A genome region from Carya illinoinensis cultivar Pawnee chromosome 2, C.illinoinensisPawnee_v1, whole genome shotgun sequence includes the following:
- the LOC122301094 gene encoding monodehydroascorbate reductase, seedling isozyme-like isoform X1, translated as MVFASLQVVRLTDFRVPGADAKNIFYLREIDDADKLVEVIKAKKNAKVVVVGGGYIGIELSAALRINNFDVSMLVPESWCMFRLFTSDIAGF; from the exons atggtttttgcttctttgcaGGTTGTCAGGCTGACAGATTTTCGCGTACCAGGAGCTGATGCCAAAAATATCTTCTACTTGAGAGAAATTGATGATGCCGATAAGCTTGTAGAAGTTATTAAAGCAAAGAAGAATGCAAAGGTCGTGGTTGTTGGAGGAGGGTACATTGGCATTGAGCTTAGTGCAGCTTTGAGAATCAACAATTTTGATGTCAGCATGCTTGTTCCTGAAAGTTGGTGCA TGTTTCGACTTTTCACTTCTGACATAGCTGGTTTCTAG
- the LOC122301094 gene encoding monodehydroascorbate reductase, seedling isozyme-like isoform X2, with product MVFASLQVVRLTDFRVPGADAKNIFYLREIDDADKLVEVIKAKKNAKVVVVGGGYIGIELSAALRINNFDVSMLVPEMFRLFTSDIAGF from the exons atggtttttgcttctttgcaGGTTGTCAGGCTGACAGATTTTCGCGTACCAGGAGCTGATGCCAAAAATATCTTCTACTTGAGAGAAATTGATGATGCCGATAAGCTTGTAGAAGTTATTAAAGCAAAGAAGAATGCAAAGGTCGTGGTTGTTGGAGGAGGGTACATTGGCATTGAGCTTAGTGCAGCTTTGAGAATCAACAATTTTGATGTCAGCATGCTTGTTCCTGAAA TGTTTCGACTTTTCACTTCTGACATAGCTGGTTTCTAG